TATCTGGCAACATTGTGGGACAAAGGCATCTGGAAAATCCCAGTTAAACAAGGAGGCCACGAATGGGCAAAGTAAAAGTTGCCGCTTTTTCCGTATCCATGGACGGTTTTGCCGCGGGTCCGGACCAGAGCCTGGAGAATCCCTTGGGGGTCCGGGGTCCGGAGTTGTTCGGTTGGTTTTTCCCTACGAAGGTATTCAACGATATGCATGGGAATGGCGGCGGCACGACCGGTGTGGACAACCAATTTGGCGAAAGATCCTTCCAGAACATGGGAGCCTGGATATTGGGCCGGAACATGTTCGGTCCCATT
This window of the Nitrospirota bacterium genome carries:
- a CDS encoding dihydrofolate reductase, with the translated sequence MGKVKVAAFSVSMDGFAAGPDQSLENPLGVRGPELFGWFFPTKVFNDMHGNGGGTTGVDNQFGERSFQNMGAWILGRNMFGPI